A window of the Oncorhynchus keta strain PuntledgeMale-10-30-2019 chromosome 21, Oket_V2, whole genome shotgun sequence genome harbors these coding sequences:
- the nol8 gene encoding nucleolar protein 8 isoform X2, giving the protein MFISDRLIYLICYFTHLDFCLNFVQLVQLVKICQSEELVIMKRLYIGGLSHTITQKDLKDRFGKFGFVQDVELRTRRDDEGVPYKTFGYINLEITDAGFKKCMTVFLTVFVSLSGMTVLNKSKWKGETIQIEQARETFLQKLAQERHEAAEKIQSPSVNHKDKLVESMKEAGVENFHMKAAVPGTEIPGHKDWVVSKFGRVLPVLNLKCQGRNKFIKYDPSKHSHNIKKLESSAEVPDPTPVSQLTWEISGGDDDISKKRRGEFPPQKTPLAKKKKDRPNQVVANGQSDRVKSSEKGSTVLKSNGETRPPTKPKQTSKKLQAQTSVCVFDSGDDSGGDIRMLAQRSTPVDCPVVDEDEDNLEVVGDNYIPRTFLTQQKIKDVCQLPGGSSGKNEEDYDSADTDEILNSRKTPSGTKQDQLPKASKTQEKAEVNKQTNNLETDRTKGKKANKVLPKKAVKKVFPIKKTPSPENDSGDGEDDDSEDSYSSKAKRTYNVLPRKKAIEKSTTPSESDDDDDDDSEEESDSDSSKAQKTGKKVVSKKKTPPSALSSDDSESYEDTSEASADSEYEAMFTNCQRLAFSLDDLQQLVKESFLKGLDRDSDDDNPGSDSQQPGPNRVSEVLGMEPRVTASEAPVPLAKTGNGNTPEEILAAIFEEDNCDEVREKKKKKKKTNLSTSLPAFQGTKALLATSPQSLKRQVEEDGKMKTSTKKQKRDRLSKPSASEDDAKTVSKPSETKGTKTRPPSSSDSEDTTKSPALGRKTTSKAEPEKKSVPAASSTSSSSGCSSVESEMEEDVPAKKTQKAEVSKKPQTAGGVIDAKQQDNQKRLAAQEQRQKEAELQKKLIQEALAKLDSAADGNHHIKFSSDEEEDGDEEEHTSPVPPNPKKTLFQNSQSDEEDSSDEESPARGKPGLKNKGYKKLAGSNLFDDDDEEEEEEEKDGDRFQIKPQFEGKAGAKLMQLQSRFGTDERFQMDRRFIDDDDDDDDDEPGEAGEPGEPGEPEMESSQPERECELVEEKKKSLDILNHLLNINVQPSDPNKPTAKGKTFRDISALQYDPTKEEHAAFETKNDKPKKDSKLARKKKREEAEKLPEVSREMYYDVSMDLKEVFGTSKEEKTEEEEENVAWDKEEEETSQPMAVDPVMASSHLSTNEGEASSGFKFSFFGGDTVAETTTEKEEYRFETLKGAKVSWQVDPRFQDSSDEEEEEEEEAKEQTDTTTPTEEPLASKKAFFFFRLDDERLKEGPKAFCRSSKLEDQREMWEEKRTGLIEEYRKKHKDARRKLKTSQRN; this is encoded by the exons GAGTTCCTTATAAAACCTTTGGATATATCAATTTAGAAATTACTGATGCTGGTTTTAAGAAAT GTATGACTGTGTTTCTGACGGTCTTTGTGTCCCTGTCAGGTATGACTGTGTTGAACAAGTCCAAATGGAAAGGCGAAACAATACAAATTGAGCAGGCCAGAGAAACCTTCTTACAGAA ATTAGCTCAGGAGCGTCATGAAGCTGCAGAGAAGATCCAATCACCAAGCGTCAACCACAAAGACAAACTCGTGGAGTCAATGAAGGAGGCAGGGGTGGAGAACTTCCACATGAAGGCAGCTGTTCCTGGGACAGAGATACCTGggcacaag GATTGGGTTGTGAGTAAATTTGGACGAGTCCTCCCGGTTCTTAATCTCAAGTGCCAAGGAAGGAACAAG TTCATCAAGTACGATCCGTCAAAACACAGCCACAACATCAAGAAACTAGAGAGTTCAGCCGAGGTTCCAGACCCGACGCCCGTGTCCCAACTAACGTGGGAAATATCAGGCGGCGACGACGACATCAgtaagaagaggagaggagagttccCACCGCAGAAAACACCACTTGCTAAAAAGAAGAAAGACCGTCCGAACCAAGTCGTTGCAAACGGACAGTCCGACCGTGTGAAGTCCTCGGAGAAAGGTTCAACGGTTCTGAAGTCTAACGGCGAAACCAGACCTCCAACTAAACCTAAACAGACCTCTAAGAAACTCCAGGCGCAGACCTCCGTGTGTGTTTTTGACAGTGGCGATGACTCAGGTGGGGACATTAGGATGTTGGCACAGCGGAGCACCCCGGTGGACTGCCCGGTAGTAGATGAGGATGAAGATAACCTGGAGGTGGTAGGCGATAACTACATACCCAGAACATTCCTTACCCAGCAGAAGATTAAGGATGTCTGCCAGCTTCCAGGTGGGTCTTCTGGGAAGAACGAGGAGGATTATGACTCAGCGGATACTGATGAGATCCTCAACTCCAGAAAAACACCCAGCGGTACCAAGCAGGACCAACTGCCCAAGGCCAGTAAAACACAAGAGAAAGCTGAGGTGAATAAGCAAACCAACAACctggaaacagacagaactaaaGGAAAAAAGGCTAACAAAGTCCTCCCAAAAAAGGCTGTAAAGAAAGTCTTCCCTATAAAGAAGACCCCTTCGCCAGAGAATGATAGTGGTGACGGTGAGGATGACGACTCGGAAGATTCCTACTCTTCAAAAGCCAAAAGGACTTATAACGTCCTCCCTAGGAAAAAGGCTATTGAGAAATCCACTACCCCTTCAgaatctgatgatgatgatgatgatgattcggAAGAAGAGAGTGATTCTGACTCTTCAAAAGCCCAAAAGACCGGCAAGAAGGTTGTCTCTAAAAAGAAGACTCCTCCTTCAGCATTATCATCTGACGATAGTGAATCATATGAAGATACATCTGAGGCTAGCGCCGATTCCGAATACGAAGCCATGTTTACTAACTGTCAGAGGTTAGCGTTTTCACTGGACGATCTGCAGCAGCTGGTTAAAGAATCGTTTTTAAAAGGCTTGGACCGGGACAGTGACGACGACAATCCGGGATCTGATTCACAACAACCTGGACCAAACCGAGTGTCTGAGGTGCTGGGGATGGAACCCCGGGTTACTGCCTCTGAGGCTCCTGTACCGCTGGCTAAGACAGGAAATGGCAACACACCGGAGGAGATTCTGGCGGCCATCTTTGAAGAGGACAACTGCGACGaggtgagagagaagaagaagaagaagaagaaaacaaatCTGTCAACATCTCTTCCTGCTTTCCAGGGGACCAAGGCTCTCTTAGCCACATCGCCGCAAAGTCTAAAGAGACAAGTTGAGGAGGACGGAAAAATGAAGACGTCCACTAAGAAACAGAAACGTGACAGATTGTCTAAACCCAGTGCCTCAGAGGACGACGCCAAGACTGTGTCAAAACCCTCAGAAACTAAAGGCACTAAAACTCGTCCTCCTAGCAGCTCGGACAGTGAAGATACAACCAAGTCACCAGCCCTCGGACGGAAAACGACTTCGAAAGCCGAGCCAGAGAAGAAGTCCGTCCCAGCGGCCAGCTCAACGTCCAGCAGCAGTGGGTGCTCCAgtgtggagtcagagatggaggAAGATGTACCTGCTAAAAAGACTCAGAAGGCTGAG GTGTCCAAGAAGCCCCAGACTGCTGGTGGGGTTATAGATGCTAAGCAACAGGACAACCAGAAACGCCTAGCTGCTCAGGAACAGAGGCAGAAGGAGGCTGAACTACAGAAGAAGCTCATCCAGGAGGCTCTGGCTAAACTG GATTCAGCTGCTGATGGGAATCACCACATCAAGTTCAGCtctgatgaggaagaggatggcGACGAGGAAGAACATACTTCCCCTGTACCTCCCAACCCCAAGAAGACACTGTTCCAGAACAGCCAGTCCGATGAGGAAGACTCTAGTGATGAAGAATCACCAGCTCGAGGAAAGCCAGGCCTTAAAAACAAG GGATATAAGAAGCTGGCGGGCAGCAACCTGTTTGACGacgatgatgaggaggaggaggaggaggagaaggatgggGACAGGTTCCAGATTAAACCTCAGTTTGAAGGAAAAGCTGGAGCGAAG CTCATGCAACTGCAGTCGAGGTTTGGAACAGATGAGCGTTTCCAGATGGATCGCAGGTTTAttgacgacgacgacgacgacgacgacgatgaGCCAGGTGAGGCAGGTGAGCCAGGTGAGCCAGGTGAGCCAG AGATGGAGTCGTCTCAGccggagagagagtgtgagctggtagaggagaagaagaaaagtcTAGACATCTTAAATCATCTCCTCAACATCAACGTACAACCCTCTGACCCTAATAAACCCACAGCTAAGGGCAAGACGTTCAG AGATATCTCAGCGTTGCAGTATGACCCAACCAAAGAGGAGCACGCTGCTTTTGAAACTAAGAACGACAAGCCCAAGAAAGACAG TAAACTGGCAAGGAAGAAGAAGCGGGAGGAGGCGGAGAAGCTGCCAGAGGTCTCCAGGGAGATGTATTACGATGTGTCCATGGATCTGAAGGAGGTGTTTGGAACCTCCAAGGAGGAGaaaacggaggaggaggaggagaatgtgGCCTGGGATAAAGAAGAGGAAGAGACCAGTCAGCCTATGGCAGTCGATCCAGTGATGGCGTCATCTCACCTGTCAACCAATGAGGGAGAGGCATCGTCAGGCTTCAAGTTCTCGTTCTTTGGGGGTGACACGGTAGCCGAAACCACCACTGAAAAGG AGGAGTACCGTTTCGAGACGCTCAAGGGGGCCAAGGTGTCATGGCAGGTGGACCCTCGTTTCCAGGACAGcagtgatgaggaggaggaggaggaagaggaggccaaGGAACAGACTGACACCACTACACCCACAGA AGAGCCGCTGGCGTCGAAGAAAGCTTTCTTCTTTTTCCGGCTCGACGATGAACGGTTAAAAG AGGGGCCTAAAGCGTTCTGCAGGTCATCCAAGCTGGAGGACCAAAGAGAGAtgtgggaggagaagaggacgGGACTCATAGAG GAGTACCGTAAAAAACACAAGGATGCAAGAAGGAAGCTGAAAACCTCCCAAAGAAACTGA
- the nol8 gene encoding nucleolar protein 8 isoform X3: MFISDRLIYLICYFTHLDFCLNFVQLVQLVKICQSEELVIMKRLYIGGLSHTITQKDLKDRFGKFGFVQDVELRTRRDDEGVPYKTFGYINLEITDAGFKKCMTVFLTVFVSLSGMTVLNKSKWKGETIQIEQARETFLQKLAQERHEAAEKIQSPSVNHKDKLVESMKEAGVENFHMKAAVPGTEIPGHKDWVVSKFGRVLPVLNLKCQGRNKFIKYDPSKHSHNIKKLESSAEVPDPTPVSQLTWEISGGDDDISKKRRGEFPPQKTPLAKKKKDRPNQVVANGQSDRVKSSEKGSTVLKSNGETRPPTKPKQTSKKLQAQTSVCVFDSGDDSGGDIRMLAQRSTPVDCPVVDEDEDNLEVVGDNYIPRTFLTQQKIKDVCQLPGGSSGKNEEDYDSADTDEILNSRKTPSGTKQDQLPKASKTQEKAEVNKQTNNLETDRTKGKKANKVLPKKAVKKVFPIKKTPSPENDSGDGEDDDSEDSYSSKAKRTYNVLPRKKAIEKSTTPSESDDDDDDDSEEESDSDSSKAQKTGKKVVSKKKTPPSALSSDDSESYEDTSEASADSEYEAMFTNCQRLAFSLDDLQQLVKESFLKGLDRDSDDDNPGSDSQQPGPNRVSEVLGMEPRVTASEAPVPLAKTGNGNTPEEILAAIFEEDNCDEVREKKKKKKKTNLSTSLPAFQGTKALLATSPQSLKRQVEEDGKMKTSTKKQKRDRLSKPSASEDDAKTVSKPSETKGTKTRPPSSSDSEDTTKSPALGRKTTSKAEPEKKSVPAASSTSSSSGCSSVESEMEEDVPAKKTQKAEVSKKPQTAGGVIDAKQQDNQKRLAAQEQRQKEAELQKKLIQEALAKLDSAADGNHHIKFSSDEEEDGDEEEHTSPVPPNPKKTLFQNSQSDEEDSSDEESPARGKPGLKNKGYKKLAGSNLFDDDDEEEEEEEKDGDRFQIKPQFEGKAGAKLMQLQSRFGTDERFQMDRRFIDDDDDDDDDEPGEAGEPGEPEMESSQPERECELVEEKKKSLDILNHLLNINVQPSDPNKPTAKGKTFRDISALQYDPTKEEHAAFETKNDKPKKDSKLARKKKREEAEKLPEVSREMYYDVSMDLKEVFGTSKEEKTEEEEENVAWDKEEEETSQPMAVDPVMASSHLSTNEGEASSGFKFSFFGGDTVAETTTEKEEYRFETLKGAKVSWQVDPRFQDSSDEEEEEEEEAKEQTDTTTPTEEPLASKKAFFFFRLDDERLKEGPKAFCRSSKLEDQREMWEEKRTGLIEEYRKKHKDARRKLKTSQRN, encoded by the exons GAGTTCCTTATAAAACCTTTGGATATATCAATTTAGAAATTACTGATGCTGGTTTTAAGAAAT GTATGACTGTGTTTCTGACGGTCTTTGTGTCCCTGTCAGGTATGACTGTGTTGAACAAGTCCAAATGGAAAGGCGAAACAATACAAATTGAGCAGGCCAGAGAAACCTTCTTACAGAA ATTAGCTCAGGAGCGTCATGAAGCTGCAGAGAAGATCCAATCACCAAGCGTCAACCACAAAGACAAACTCGTGGAGTCAATGAAGGAGGCAGGGGTGGAGAACTTCCACATGAAGGCAGCTGTTCCTGGGACAGAGATACCTGggcacaag GATTGGGTTGTGAGTAAATTTGGACGAGTCCTCCCGGTTCTTAATCTCAAGTGCCAAGGAAGGAACAAG TTCATCAAGTACGATCCGTCAAAACACAGCCACAACATCAAGAAACTAGAGAGTTCAGCCGAGGTTCCAGACCCGACGCCCGTGTCCCAACTAACGTGGGAAATATCAGGCGGCGACGACGACATCAgtaagaagaggagaggagagttccCACCGCAGAAAACACCACTTGCTAAAAAGAAGAAAGACCGTCCGAACCAAGTCGTTGCAAACGGACAGTCCGACCGTGTGAAGTCCTCGGAGAAAGGTTCAACGGTTCTGAAGTCTAACGGCGAAACCAGACCTCCAACTAAACCTAAACAGACCTCTAAGAAACTCCAGGCGCAGACCTCCGTGTGTGTTTTTGACAGTGGCGATGACTCAGGTGGGGACATTAGGATGTTGGCACAGCGGAGCACCCCGGTGGACTGCCCGGTAGTAGATGAGGATGAAGATAACCTGGAGGTGGTAGGCGATAACTACATACCCAGAACATTCCTTACCCAGCAGAAGATTAAGGATGTCTGCCAGCTTCCAGGTGGGTCTTCTGGGAAGAACGAGGAGGATTATGACTCAGCGGATACTGATGAGATCCTCAACTCCAGAAAAACACCCAGCGGTACCAAGCAGGACCAACTGCCCAAGGCCAGTAAAACACAAGAGAAAGCTGAGGTGAATAAGCAAACCAACAACctggaaacagacagaactaaaGGAAAAAAGGCTAACAAAGTCCTCCCAAAAAAGGCTGTAAAGAAAGTCTTCCCTATAAAGAAGACCCCTTCGCCAGAGAATGATAGTGGTGACGGTGAGGATGACGACTCGGAAGATTCCTACTCTTCAAAAGCCAAAAGGACTTATAACGTCCTCCCTAGGAAAAAGGCTATTGAGAAATCCACTACCCCTTCAgaatctgatgatgatgatgatgatgattcggAAGAAGAGAGTGATTCTGACTCTTCAAAAGCCCAAAAGACCGGCAAGAAGGTTGTCTCTAAAAAGAAGACTCCTCCTTCAGCATTATCATCTGACGATAGTGAATCATATGAAGATACATCTGAGGCTAGCGCCGATTCCGAATACGAAGCCATGTTTACTAACTGTCAGAGGTTAGCGTTTTCACTGGACGATCTGCAGCAGCTGGTTAAAGAATCGTTTTTAAAAGGCTTGGACCGGGACAGTGACGACGACAATCCGGGATCTGATTCACAACAACCTGGACCAAACCGAGTGTCTGAGGTGCTGGGGATGGAACCCCGGGTTACTGCCTCTGAGGCTCCTGTACCGCTGGCTAAGACAGGAAATGGCAACACACCGGAGGAGATTCTGGCGGCCATCTTTGAAGAGGACAACTGCGACGaggtgagagagaagaagaagaagaagaagaaaacaaatCTGTCAACATCTCTTCCTGCTTTCCAGGGGACCAAGGCTCTCTTAGCCACATCGCCGCAAAGTCTAAAGAGACAAGTTGAGGAGGACGGAAAAATGAAGACGTCCACTAAGAAACAGAAACGTGACAGATTGTCTAAACCCAGTGCCTCAGAGGACGACGCCAAGACTGTGTCAAAACCCTCAGAAACTAAAGGCACTAAAACTCGTCCTCCTAGCAGCTCGGACAGTGAAGATACAACCAAGTCACCAGCCCTCGGACGGAAAACGACTTCGAAAGCCGAGCCAGAGAAGAAGTCCGTCCCAGCGGCCAGCTCAACGTCCAGCAGCAGTGGGTGCTCCAgtgtggagtcagagatggaggAAGATGTACCTGCTAAAAAGACTCAGAAGGCTGAG GTGTCCAAGAAGCCCCAGACTGCTGGTGGGGTTATAGATGCTAAGCAACAGGACAACCAGAAACGCCTAGCTGCTCAGGAACAGAGGCAGAAGGAGGCTGAACTACAGAAGAAGCTCATCCAGGAGGCTCTGGCTAAACTG GATTCAGCTGCTGATGGGAATCACCACATCAAGTTCAGCtctgatgaggaagaggatggcGACGAGGAAGAACATACTTCCCCTGTACCTCCCAACCCCAAGAAGACACTGTTCCAGAACAGCCAGTCCGATGAGGAAGACTCTAGTGATGAAGAATCACCAGCTCGAGGAAAGCCAGGCCTTAAAAACAAG GGATATAAGAAGCTGGCGGGCAGCAACCTGTTTGACGacgatgatgaggaggaggaggaggaggagaaggatgggGACAGGTTCCAGATTAAACCTCAGTTTGAAGGAAAAGCTGGAGCGAAG CTCATGCAACTGCAGTCGAGGTTTGGAACAGATGAGCGTTTCCAGATGGATCGCAGGTTTAttgacgacgacgacgacgacgacgacgatgaGCCAGGTGAGGCAGGTGAGCCAGGTGAGCCAG AGATGGAGTCGTCTCAGccggagagagagtgtgagctggtagaggagaagaagaaaagtcTAGACATCTTAAATCATCTCCTCAACATCAACGTACAACCCTCTGACCCTAATAAACCCACAGCTAAGGGCAAGACGTTCAG AGATATCTCAGCGTTGCAGTATGACCCAACCAAAGAGGAGCACGCTGCTTTTGAAACTAAGAACGACAAGCCCAAGAAAGACAG TAAACTGGCAAGGAAGAAGAAGCGGGAGGAGGCGGAGAAGCTGCCAGAGGTCTCCAGGGAGATGTATTACGATGTGTCCATGGATCTGAAGGAGGTGTTTGGAACCTCCAAGGAGGAGaaaacggaggaggaggaggagaatgtgGCCTGGGATAAAGAAGAGGAAGAGACCAGTCAGCCTATGGCAGTCGATCCAGTGATGGCGTCATCTCACCTGTCAACCAATGAGGGAGAGGCATCGTCAGGCTTCAAGTTCTCGTTCTTTGGGGGTGACACGGTAGCCGAAACCACCACTGAAAAGG AGGAGTACCGTTTCGAGACGCTCAAGGGGGCCAAGGTGTCATGGCAGGTGGACCCTCGTTTCCAGGACAGcagtgatgaggaggaggaggaggaagaggaggccaaGGAACAGACTGACACCACTACACCCACAGA AGAGCCGCTGGCGTCGAAGAAAGCTTTCTTCTTTTTCCGGCTCGACGATGAACGGTTAAAAG AGGGGCCTAAAGCGTTCTGCAGGTCATCCAAGCTGGAGGACCAAAGAGAGAtgtgggaggagaagaggacgGGACTCATAGAG GAGTACCGTAAAAAACACAAGGATGCAAGAAGGAAGCTGAAAACCTCCCAAAGAAACTGA
- the nol8 gene encoding nucleolar protein 8 isoform X4, with product MFISDRLIYLICYFTHLDFCLNFVQLVQLVKICQSEELVIMKRLYIGGLSHTITQKDLKDRFGKFGFVQDVELRTRRDDEGVPYKTFGYINLEITDAGFKKCMTVFLTVFVSLSGMTVLNKSKWKGETIQIEQARETFLQKLAQERHEAAEKIQSPSVNHKDKLVESMKEAGVENFHMKAAVPGTEIPGHKDWVVSKFGRVLPVLNLKCQGRNKFIKYDPSKHSHNIKKLESSAEVPDPTPVSQLTWEISGGDDDISKKRRGEFPPQKTPLAKKKKDRPNQVVANGQSDRVKSSEKGSTVLKSNGETRPPTKPKQTSKKLQAQTSVCVFDSGDDSGGDIRMLAQRSTPVDCPVVDEDEDNLEVVGDNYIPRTFLTQQKIKDVCQLPGGSSGKNEEDYDSADTDEILNSRKTPSGTKQDQLPKASKTQEKAEVNKQTNNLETDRTKGKKANKVLPKKAVKKVFPIKKTPSPENDSGDGEDDDSEDSYSSKAKRTYNVLPRKKAIEKSTTPSESDDDDDDDSEEESDSDSSKAQKTGKKVVSKKKTPPSALSSDDSESYEDTSEASADSEYEAMFTNCQRLAFSLDDLQQLVKESFLKGLDRDSDDDNPGSDSQQPGPNRVSEVLGMEPRVTASEAPVPLAKTGNGNTPEEILAAIFEEDNCDEVREKKKKKKKTNLSTSLPAFQGTKALLATSPQSLKRQVEEDGKMKTSTKKQKRDRLSKPSASEDDAKTVSKPSETKGTKTRPPSSSDSEDTTKSPALGRKTTSKAEPEKKSVPAASSTSSSSGCSSVESEMEEDVPAKKTQKAEVSKKPQTAGGVIDAKQQDNQKRLAAQEQRQKEAELQKKLIQEALAKLDSAADGNHHIKFSSDEEEDGDEEEHTSPVPPNPKKTLFQNSQSDEEDSSDEESPARGKPGLKNKGYKKLAGSNLFDDDDEEEEEEEKDGDRFQIKPQFEGKAGAKLMQLQSRFGTDERFQMDRRFIDDDDDDDDDEPGEAEMESSQPERECELVEEKKKSLDILNHLLNINVQPSDPNKPTAKGKTFRDISALQYDPTKEEHAAFETKNDKPKKDSKLARKKKREEAEKLPEVSREMYYDVSMDLKEVFGTSKEEKTEEEEENVAWDKEEEETSQPMAVDPVMASSHLSTNEGEASSGFKFSFFGGDTVAETTTEKEEYRFETLKGAKVSWQVDPRFQDSSDEEEEEEEEAKEQTDTTTPTEEPLASKKAFFFFRLDDERLKEGPKAFCRSSKLEDQREMWEEKRTGLIEEYRKKHKDARRKLKTSQRN from the exons GAGTTCCTTATAAAACCTTTGGATATATCAATTTAGAAATTACTGATGCTGGTTTTAAGAAAT GTATGACTGTGTTTCTGACGGTCTTTGTGTCCCTGTCAGGTATGACTGTGTTGAACAAGTCCAAATGGAAAGGCGAAACAATACAAATTGAGCAGGCCAGAGAAACCTTCTTACAGAA ATTAGCTCAGGAGCGTCATGAAGCTGCAGAGAAGATCCAATCACCAAGCGTCAACCACAAAGACAAACTCGTGGAGTCAATGAAGGAGGCAGGGGTGGAGAACTTCCACATGAAGGCAGCTGTTCCTGGGACAGAGATACCTGggcacaag GATTGGGTTGTGAGTAAATTTGGACGAGTCCTCCCGGTTCTTAATCTCAAGTGCCAAGGAAGGAACAAG TTCATCAAGTACGATCCGTCAAAACACAGCCACAACATCAAGAAACTAGAGAGTTCAGCCGAGGTTCCAGACCCGACGCCCGTGTCCCAACTAACGTGGGAAATATCAGGCGGCGACGACGACATCAgtaagaagaggagaggagagttccCACCGCAGAAAACACCACTTGCTAAAAAGAAGAAAGACCGTCCGAACCAAGTCGTTGCAAACGGACAGTCCGACCGTGTGAAGTCCTCGGAGAAAGGTTCAACGGTTCTGAAGTCTAACGGCGAAACCAGACCTCCAACTAAACCTAAACAGACCTCTAAGAAACTCCAGGCGCAGACCTCCGTGTGTGTTTTTGACAGTGGCGATGACTCAGGTGGGGACATTAGGATGTTGGCACAGCGGAGCACCCCGGTGGACTGCCCGGTAGTAGATGAGGATGAAGATAACCTGGAGGTGGTAGGCGATAACTACATACCCAGAACATTCCTTACCCAGCAGAAGATTAAGGATGTCTGCCAGCTTCCAGGTGGGTCTTCTGGGAAGAACGAGGAGGATTATGACTCAGCGGATACTGATGAGATCCTCAACTCCAGAAAAACACCCAGCGGTACCAAGCAGGACCAACTGCCCAAGGCCAGTAAAACACAAGAGAAAGCTGAGGTGAATAAGCAAACCAACAACctggaaacagacagaactaaaGGAAAAAAGGCTAACAAAGTCCTCCCAAAAAAGGCTGTAAAGAAAGTCTTCCCTATAAAGAAGACCCCTTCGCCAGAGAATGATAGTGGTGACGGTGAGGATGACGACTCGGAAGATTCCTACTCTTCAAAAGCCAAAAGGACTTATAACGTCCTCCCTAGGAAAAAGGCTATTGAGAAATCCACTACCCCTTCAgaatctgatgatgatgatgatgatgattcggAAGAAGAGAGTGATTCTGACTCTTCAAAAGCCCAAAAGACCGGCAAGAAGGTTGTCTCTAAAAAGAAGACTCCTCCTTCAGCATTATCATCTGACGATAGTGAATCATATGAAGATACATCTGAGGCTAGCGCCGATTCCGAATACGAAGCCATGTTTACTAACTGTCAGAGGTTAGCGTTTTCACTGGACGATCTGCAGCAGCTGGTTAAAGAATCGTTTTTAAAAGGCTTGGACCGGGACAGTGACGACGACAATCCGGGATCTGATTCACAACAACCTGGACCAAACCGAGTGTCTGAGGTGCTGGGGATGGAACCCCGGGTTACTGCCTCTGAGGCTCCTGTACCGCTGGCTAAGACAGGAAATGGCAACACACCGGAGGAGATTCTGGCGGCCATCTTTGAAGAGGACAACTGCGACGaggtgagagagaagaagaagaagaagaagaaaacaaatCTGTCAACATCTCTTCCTGCTTTCCAGGGGACCAAGGCTCTCTTAGCCACATCGCCGCAAAGTCTAAAGAGACAAGTTGAGGAGGACGGAAAAATGAAGACGTCCACTAAGAAACAGAAACGTGACAGATTGTCTAAACCCAGTGCCTCAGAGGACGACGCCAAGACTGTGTCAAAACCCTCAGAAACTAAAGGCACTAAAACTCGTCCTCCTAGCAGCTCGGACAGTGAAGATACAACCAAGTCACCAGCCCTCGGACGGAAAACGACTTCGAAAGCCGAGCCAGAGAAGAAGTCCGTCCCAGCGGCCAGCTCAACGTCCAGCAGCAGTGGGTGCTCCAgtgtggagtcagagatggaggAAGATGTACCTGCTAAAAAGACTCAGAAGGCTGAG GTGTCCAAGAAGCCCCAGACTGCTGGTGGGGTTATAGATGCTAAGCAACAGGACAACCAGAAACGCCTAGCTGCTCAGGAACAGAGGCAGAAGGAGGCTGAACTACAGAAGAAGCTCATCCAGGAGGCTCTGGCTAAACTG GATTCAGCTGCTGATGGGAATCACCACATCAAGTTCAGCtctgatgaggaagaggatggcGACGAGGAAGAACATACTTCCCCTGTACCTCCCAACCCCAAGAAGACACTGTTCCAGAACAGCCAGTCCGATGAGGAAGACTCTAGTGATGAAGAATCACCAGCTCGAGGAAAGCCAGGCCTTAAAAACAAG GGATATAAGAAGCTGGCGGGCAGCAACCTGTTTGACGacgatgatgaggaggaggaggaggaggagaaggatgggGACAGGTTCCAGATTAAACCTCAGTTTGAAGGAAAAGCTGGAGCGAAG CTCATGCAACTGCAGTCGAGGTTTGGAACAGATGAGCGTTTCCAGATGGATCGCAGGTTTAttgacgacgacgacgacgacgacgacgatgaGCCAGGTGAGGCAG AGATGGAGTCGTCTCAGccggagagagagtgtgagctggtagaggagaagaagaaaagtcTAGACATCTTAAATCATCTCCTCAACATCAACGTACAACCCTCTGACCCTAATAAACCCACAGCTAAGGGCAAGACGTTCAG AGATATCTCAGCGTTGCAGTATGACCCAACCAAAGAGGAGCACGCTGCTTTTGAAACTAAGAACGACAAGCCCAAGAAAGACAG TAAACTGGCAAGGAAGAAGAAGCGGGAGGAGGCGGAGAAGCTGCCAGAGGTCTCCAGGGAGATGTATTACGATGTGTCCATGGATCTGAAGGAGGTGTTTGGAACCTCCAAGGAGGAGaaaacggaggaggaggaggagaatgtgGCCTGGGATAAAGAAGAGGAAGAGACCAGTCAGCCTATGGCAGTCGATCCAGTGATGGCGTCATCTCACCTGTCAACCAATGAGGGAGAGGCATCGTCAGGCTTCAAGTTCTCGTTCTTTGGGGGTGACACGGTAGCCGAAACCACCACTGAAAAGG AGGAGTACCGTTTCGAGACGCTCAAGGGGGCCAAGGTGTCATGGCAGGTGGACCCTCGTTTCCAGGACAGcagtgatgaggaggaggaggaggaagaggaggccaaGGAACAGACTGACACCACTACACCCACAGA AGAGCCGCTGGCGTCGAAGAAAGCTTTCTTCTTTTTCCGGCTCGACGATGAACGGTTAAAAG AGGGGCCTAAAGCGTTCTGCAGGTCATCCAAGCTGGAGGACCAAAGAGAGAtgtgggaggagaagaggacgGGACTCATAGAG GAGTACCGTAAAAAACACAAGGATGCAAGAAGGAAGCTGAAAACCTCCCAAAGAAACTGA